The proteins below come from a single Nocardioides eburneiflavus genomic window:
- a CDS encoding NYN domain-containing protein, with translation MTEPAPVPERLRLRVVALVSAVLPSVTPVPPSLRKVAGFAPARRARLGGGAIWAALADDAFREHAAVQVAAVPGQQDDPVDAAARAWLAREDGWEAVVSQVVDSLGAEEQLDEQASAEHARLTAQVAALQAELVAARALHRQELETAKADHKVLRQRLGEARGVLRAAEEERDAAYVARDSAVAAAERATRAAEADVRRLRSQLEEAESGLAASRRDVRSERDAASVRARLLLDAVVDAATGLRRELALPPVSGTPGDAVEADLAGIDAAPTSSAPATPLLLEQTLAMPRSRLVVDGYNVTKQAWPTASLEAQRSRLVSALGPLVARSGAETTVVFDAAESSVRTAMPAPRGVRVVFSPEGVIADDVIRQLVAAEPRGGWSWWSATTGPWRATRRGPGHGRCRPRRCSASSARSPTRRRATRRGGAVGGPCHRSGHDDTDRLRHLRGARAALPRLRGDGAPRPTARADHRRRRAGRAGRAGHWWPRAAAEDGGTRGGAGDRVGVSAAFFSRRGTRLTGSVADPGCRPSGRS, from the coding sequence GTGACCGAGCCCGCGCCCGTGCCGGAGCGGCTGCGCCTGCGGGTGGTCGCCCTGGTGTCGGCGGTCCTGCCGTCAGTCACGCCGGTGCCGCCGTCGCTGCGCAAGGTCGCCGGCTTCGCGCCCGCCCGCCGGGCCCGTCTCGGCGGCGGGGCGATCTGGGCCGCGCTCGCCGATGACGCCTTCCGGGAGCACGCGGCGGTCCAGGTCGCTGCCGTGCCGGGACAGCAGGACGACCCGGTCGACGCGGCGGCTCGAGCCTGGCTGGCTCGCGAGGACGGCTGGGAGGCGGTCGTCTCGCAGGTCGTGGACTCCCTGGGCGCCGAGGAGCAGCTCGACGAGCAGGCCAGCGCCGAGCACGCACGGCTCACCGCGCAGGTGGCTGCGCTCCAGGCCGAGCTCGTGGCTGCGCGCGCGCTCCACCGGCAGGAGCTCGAGACCGCGAAGGCCGACCACAAGGTGCTGCGGCAGCGGCTGGGGGAGGCCCGCGGCGTCCTGCGCGCCGCGGAGGAAGAACGCGACGCGGCGTACGTCGCCCGCGACTCAGCGGTGGCGGCTGCCGAGCGCGCGACCCGCGCCGCGGAGGCGGACGTACGCCGGCTCCGGTCGCAGCTCGAGGAGGCGGAGTCGGGCCTGGCGGCGAGTCGCCGGGACGTCCGCTCCGAGCGCGACGCTGCGAGCGTCCGCGCCCGTCTCCTGCTCGACGCGGTCGTCGACGCGGCGACCGGGCTGCGCCGCGAGCTGGCCCTGCCGCCGGTGAGCGGCACGCCCGGCGACGCCGTCGAGGCCGACCTGGCCGGTATCGACGCGGCGCCCACGTCCAGCGCTCCGGCCACCCCGCTCCTCCTCGAGCAGACGCTCGCGATGCCGCGATCGCGCCTGGTCGTCGACGGCTACAACGTGACCAAGCAGGCGTGGCCCACCGCCAGCCTCGAGGCCCAGCGGAGCCGGCTGGTCTCGGCGCTCGGCCCGTTGGTGGCTCGCTCCGGTGCGGAGACGACGGTCGTCTTCGACGCGGCCGAGTCCTCCGTGCGCACGGCGATGCCGGCACCGCGCGGCGTGCGGGTGGTGTTCAGTCCCGAGGGCGTGATCGCGGACGACGTGATCCGCCAGCTCGTCGCGGCGGAGCCGCGGGGAGGGTGGTCGTGGTGGTCAGCGACGACCGGGCCGTGGCGCGCGACGCGGCGCGGGCCGGGGCACGGTCGGTGCCGACCGCGGCGCTGCTCGGCGTCATCGGCGCGTAGCCCGACACGCCGGCGCGCGACACGCCGAGGGGGCGCTGTCGGTGGGCCCTGCCACCGTTCAGGACATGACGACACGGATCGACTGCGACACCTGCGTGGTGCGCGGGCTGCACTGCCACGACTGCGTGGTGACGGTGCTCCTCGGCCCACCGCCCGAGCTGACCATCGACGACGACGAGCTGGCCGCGCTGGACGCGCTGGCCACTGGTGGCCTCGTGCCGCCGCTGAGGATGGTGGAACCCGTGGCGGGGCCGGTGATCGAGTCGGCGTGAGTGCTGCCTTCTTCAGTAGGCGGGGAACCAGGCTGACTGGCAGCGTGGCGGATCCTGGCTGTCGACCGAGCGGAAGGTCATGA